A section of the Cuniculiplasma divulgatum genome encodes:
- the vat gene encoding VCP-like ATPase, with product MAYSDGIILRVAEANSTDPGMSRVRLDEESRVALGAEIGDVVEIEKDKKTVGRVYRARPEDENKGIVRIDSVMRNNCGASIGDKVKVRKVRTEEGKRITLAPIIRKDQRLKFGEGINEFVQKALIRRPMLEGDNISVPGLTLAGHSGLLFKVIKSQPSKVPVEVGEDTKIEIREEPASEVLEDVSRISYEDIGGLSDQLSRVREIIELPLKHPELFERLGIHPPKGVLLHGPPGTGKTLIARAVANEAGANFFSINGPEIMSKYYGQSEQKLREIFTKAEESEPSIIFIDEIDSIAPKREEVQGEVERRVVAQLLTLMDGMKERGHVIVIGATNRIDAVDPALRRPGRFDREINIGVPDKKGRKEILAIHTRGMPLGMDEDRKNQFLDEIANLTYGFVGADLAALARESAMIALRRYLPEIDLDKPIPTEILEKMQVKEDDFREALKSIEPSSLREVTVEVPNVTWADIGGLDNVKSELRETVELPLSKPEVFKRLGIRAAKGFLLYGPPGVGKTLLAKAVANESNANFISVKGPEVLSKWVGESEKAVREIFKKAKQVAPTIVFLDEIDSIAPRRGSYGDSGVTERIVNQLLTSLDGIEVLQGVVVLAATNRPDIIDPGLLRAGRFDKIIYIPPPDAESRLKILQVHTKEMPLAKDVNLKEIAQKTDGYVGADLENLCREAGMVAYRENPDATEVAQKHFVSALKIIRPSVDEEVIKFYQNLAESMGKSVREKRKELQDLGLYQ from the coding sequence ATGGCTTACAGTGACGGCATCATACTTAGGGTTGCCGAGGCAAATTCAACAGATCCGGGAATGTCAAGGGTACGATTGGACGAGGAATCCAGGGTAGCTCTCGGCGCAGAAATTGGAGACGTTGTGGAAATCGAAAAGGATAAGAAGACCGTGGGAAGAGTTTACAGGGCAAGGCCTGAGGATGAAAACAAGGGCATTGTGCGTATTGACAGCGTCATGAGAAACAACTGCGGTGCGTCAATAGGCGATAAGGTAAAAGTCAGGAAGGTGCGCACGGAGGAGGGGAAGAGAATCACTCTGGCGCCAATCATAAGGAAGGATCAGCGGCTGAAGTTCGGAGAAGGTATAAACGAATTCGTGCAGAAAGCCCTCATAAGAAGACCAATGCTTGAGGGCGATAACATAAGCGTGCCGGGGCTGACCCTCGCGGGACACTCCGGGCTGCTTTTCAAGGTCATCAAATCCCAGCCTTCCAAGGTACCGGTTGAGGTTGGCGAGGATACCAAGATAGAGATAAGGGAAGAGCCTGCATCCGAGGTTCTGGAGGACGTTTCAAGGATAAGTTACGAGGACATTGGAGGCCTGTCGGACCAGCTTTCAAGAGTCAGGGAGATAATAGAACTACCGCTCAAACACCCTGAGCTCTTTGAGAGGCTGGGGATTCACCCTCCCAAGGGCGTCCTGCTGCATGGGCCACCGGGAACAGGCAAAACACTAATTGCCAGAGCCGTTGCAAACGAGGCTGGAGCCAATTTCTTCTCCATTAACGGGCCGGAAATAATGAGCAAATATTACGGGCAGAGTGAACAGAAGCTCAGGGAGATATTCACCAAGGCAGAAGAGTCGGAACCATCCATAATATTCATTGATGAGATTGATTCCATTGCACCCAAGAGGGAAGAAGTCCAGGGAGAGGTGGAAAGAAGGGTCGTGGCTCAGCTGCTCACTCTGATGGACGGTATGAAGGAACGCGGTCATGTCATAGTTATTGGAGCAACAAACAGGATTGATGCAGTTGATCCTGCACTGAGAAGGCCTGGCAGATTTGATCGCGAAATCAATATTGGGGTACCGGACAAGAAAGGAAGGAAGGAGATACTTGCCATCCACACCAGGGGAATGCCCCTGGGAATGGATGAGGATCGCAAGAACCAGTTCCTTGACGAGATCGCAAACCTGACATACGGTTTTGTGGGAGCTGATCTTGCTGCCCTTGCCAGGGAATCAGCAATGATTGCCCTTCGCAGGTACCTGCCAGAGATCGATCTGGATAAGCCAATTCCCACTGAGATCCTTGAAAAGATGCAGGTAAAGGAAGATGATTTCAGGGAAGCACTTAAGTCCATTGAACCCAGCAGCCTGAGAGAAGTAACCGTGGAGGTCCCCAATGTTACCTGGGCAGACATAGGTGGTCTGGATAACGTGAAATCTGAGCTCAGGGAAACTGTAGAGCTGCCACTTTCAAAACCCGAGGTCTTCAAGAGGCTTGGTATCAGAGCTGCAAAGGGATTCCTCCTATACGGGCCTCCGGGAGTTGGAAAGACCCTGCTGGCCAAGGCTGTTGCCAATGAGAGCAATGCCAACTTCATATCTGTCAAGGGTCCAGAAGTGCTGAGCAAATGGGTGGGCGAAAGCGAGAAAGCTGTCAGGGAGATTTTCAAGAAAGCCAAGCAGGTTGCCCCCACCATAGTATTCCTGGATGAGATCGACTCCATAGCTCCCAGAAGGGGTTCCTATGGTGATTCCGGTGTCACGGAGAGGATCGTAAACCAGCTTCTCACCTCCCTTGACGGCATAGAGGTACTCCAGGGTGTGGTAGTGCTAGCAGCCACAAACAGGCCGGACATAATTGATCCGGGACTGCTGAGGGCTGGCAGGTTTGACAAGATCATTTACATCCCCCCACCTGACGCAGAATCCAGGCTGAAGATACTGCAGGTCCATACCAAGGAAATGCCGCTTGCGAAGGATGTCAACCTTAAGGAAATTGCCCAGAAGACAGACGGCTACGTGGGTGCAGATCTTGAGAATCTCTGCAGGGAAGCTGGAATGGTGGCCTACAGGGAAAACCCAGATGCAACTGAGGTGGCCCAGAAGCACTTTGTGAGCGCCCTTAAGATCATAAGACCATCCGTTGACGAAGAGGTAATAAAGTTCTACCAGAATCTGGCAGAATCAATGGGCAAGAGCGTCAGGGAGAAGAGGAAGGAGTTGCAGGATCTGGGACTGTACCAGTAG
- a CDS encoding PRC-barrel domain-containing protein encodes MIDMEEHMSMRKFSSDLMKKSVMTVEGELIGTVDNIIVDTETGIIKSVLVKPSGANRYGDFPLDKEGRYMIPLRSMKSLKDVFVVDIASGQKMRTSS; translated from the coding sequence ATGATTGACATGGAAGAGCATATGTCCATGCGCAAATTTTCCTCCGATCTTATGAAGAAGTCTGTCATGACCGTGGAGGGGGAGCTTATAGGCACAGTGGACAACATCATTGTTGACACAGAGACCGGCATAATAAAAAGCGTTCTTGTGAAGCCGTCAGGCGCCAACAGGTATGGTGATTTCCCTCTAGATAAGGAGGGAAGATACATGATCCCGTTGAGATCCATGAAATCTTTAAAGGATGTCTTTGTTGTGGACATAGCCAGTGGGCAGAAGATGAGGACTTCTTCCTGA
- a CDS encoding nucleoside phosphorylase: MARISPRKFPKYSRKHAEHPLFAASEFTAGMPASPANVIFVYSKTLAEMIAEDLGLTPVSEPYGEKNAVSVSNYSDSARSLYLMMPGAGAAMTATVADELHSLGAVNFLILGIAGGLSLKMNVNDIVLCRKAVRDEGVSHHILPPALYDYPSPDLVNFLRNGMRSAGMKFMAGPTWTIDFPYAETVEEVREYRSMGVLTVEMEAAALFAVGKARRFRTAAVFTVSDILDEEKWSGIHSPDEGMRQLTRVAGIFSQFHG, translated from the coding sequence ATGGCCAGGATAAGCCCCAGGAAATTTCCGAAGTATTCAAGGAAGCATGCAGAGCACCCTCTTTTTGCGGCATCAGAATTCACTGCAGGAATGCCGGCCTCACCTGCAAATGTCATATTTGTTTACAGTAAAACCCTTGCAGAAATGATCGCCGAAGATCTTGGGCTGACGCCCGTAAGTGAACCGTATGGTGAAAAGAATGCAGTCAGCGTAAGTAACTATTCAGATTCTGCACGATCACTGTATCTGATGATGCCTGGAGCAGGAGCCGCCATGACTGCGACCGTTGCAGATGAACTTCACAGCCTTGGGGCAGTTAATTTCCTAATTCTTGGAATTGCCGGCGGCCTGTCCCTGAAGATGAACGTAAATGACATTGTCCTTTGCCGGAAAGCCGTGAGGGATGAGGGCGTTTCCCATCACATACTTCCTCCGGCACTCTATGACTATCCCAGCCCTGACCTTGTTAATTTTCTTCGAAATGGCATGAGAAGCGCAGGCATGAAATTTATGGCAGGACCAACCTGGACAATCGATTTCCCCTATGCCGAGACTGTTGAGGAAGTGAGGGAATACAGATCCATGGGTGTCCTGACAGTTGAGATGGAGGCTGCGGCACTGTTTGCAGTGGGCAAGGCCAGAAGATTCAGGACTGCAGCAGTATTCACAGTTTCAGATATTCTTGATGAGGAGAAATGGAGCGGCATCCATAGCCCTGATGAAGGAATGAGACAGCTCACCAGGGTTGCAGGAATATTCTCCCAGTTCCACGGCTAG
- the prf1 gene encoding peptide chain release factor aRF-1, translated as MATDDMQIRRYEFKKALQELETLKGRGTELVSLYIPPNKQISDVVQYLREEYSTSSNIKSKSTRKNVLAAIESIMSRLKSYRFAPETGLVFFVGHVATRGDQTEMYVKIIEPPEPIQTFMYTCDSYFHLEQLKQFLVEKEIYGLIVMDRKEATVGFLNGTTIQVVSNEQSLVPSKHHQGGQSSRRYERLIEIAAHEFFKKVGEIANNAFMPLIKDIKAVFIGGPGATKEYFFEKDYLRNEVKAKVKDLLDIGYTDETGLREIVEKASETMKEMRIAKEKDLMNRFMMEIRKPDGGLGVYGETAIKNALEQKSLDLLIISEDLNKVHYRYRCPQCGNTRELMTKPDGNVICDKCSTPMVLEEEEDLVEVFYRLADASGAKVEIISGNSDEGKLLQKAFGGMAGILRYVPKAANPPQQ; from the coding sequence ATGGCAACAGACGATATGCAGATACGGAGGTACGAGTTCAAGAAAGCTCTGCAGGAGCTTGAGACCCTCAAGGGCAGGGGAACGGAACTCGTTTCACTGTATATTCCACCAAACAAGCAGATATCCGATGTGGTGCAGTATCTGCGAGAAGAATATTCAACATCATCAAACATCAAGTCCAAGTCCACCAGGAAAAATGTGCTGGCGGCAATAGAATCAATAATGTCAAGGCTGAAGTCCTACAGGTTTGCGCCTGAAACAGGACTGGTGTTCTTTGTCGGTCACGTGGCAACCAGGGGCGATCAGACCGAGATGTACGTGAAGATTATTGAACCACCCGAGCCCATACAGACCTTCATGTATACATGCGATTCCTATTTTCACCTTGAACAGCTCAAGCAGTTCCTGGTTGAGAAGGAGATATACGGCCTCATAGTCATGGACAGGAAGGAGGCCACTGTTGGTTTCCTCAACGGCACGACCATACAGGTCGTCTCCAACGAGCAGTCCCTTGTTCCAAGCAAGCATCATCAGGGGGGGCAGTCATCGCGACGGTATGAGCGGCTCATAGAGATCGCGGCCCATGAGTTTTTCAAGAAGGTTGGAGAAATCGCAAACAACGCCTTTATGCCGCTCATAAAGGACATCAAGGCTGTGTTCATTGGTGGCCCCGGTGCAACTAAGGAGTACTTCTTTGAAAAGGATTACCTCCGGAACGAGGTCAAGGCCAAGGTGAAGGACCTGCTGGATATTGGATATACTGATGAAACAGGGCTCAGGGAAATTGTTGAAAAAGCTTCTGAAACAATGAAGGAGATGCGAATAGCAAAGGAAAAAGACCTCATGAACAGGTTCATGATGGAAATCAGGAAACCCGATGGCGGGCTTGGTGTCTACGGAGAGACGGCCATCAAGAATGCACTTGAGCAGAAGTCCCTTGATCTGCTTATTATTTCAGAGGATCTCAACAAGGTTCACTACAGGTACCGATGTCCGCAATGCGGAAACACCCGCGAACTTATGACCAAGCCGGACGGAAATGTCATCTGCGACAAGTGTTCAACGCCAATGGTACTTGAGGAGGAAGAAGATCTTGTGGAGGTTTTCTACAGGCTTGCGGACGCTTCAGGTGCAAAAGTTGAGATAATATCCGGAAACAGCGACGAAGGGAAGCTACTGCAAAAAGCATTCGGCGGAATGGCGGGCATTCTGCGGTATGTTCCAAAGGCGGCAAATCCGCCGCAGCAGTAG
- the pyrH gene encoding UMP kinase produces MESVVISLGGSIISTEGLNLAFMESFARELQKFGEGYRFGIVVGGGSLARSYISELRKYGVNDNVLDEIGINATRMNALALSTFFEDSNSKIPTTVNDAAELARIYRFTVMGGTEPGHTTDTVSTLLAERINARIMINATSVDGVYTDDPRKHSDARKIPSLTYDEAISLAIGKSIGAGPNVFMDLTALNIAKRSGIRIYVTHGTELSEYGNIIRNRKTAGSVIG; encoded by the coding sequence ATGGAATCAGTAGTTATTTCGCTTGGTGGGTCAATAATCTCAACTGAGGGGTTGAATCTGGCATTCATGGAGAGTTTCGCCCGGGAATTGCAGAAATTCGGTGAAGGTTACAGGTTTGGCATCGTTGTTGGCGGCGGGTCTCTTGCCCGATCATATATCTCTGAACTCAGGAAATATGGAGTGAACGATAATGTCCTGGATGAAATTGGCATTAATGCAACAAGGATGAACGCCCTTGCCCTTTCCACATTCTTCGAGGATTCAAATTCCAAGATACCCACCACGGTAAACGATGCTGCGGAACTGGCCAGGATATACCGGTTCACAGTCATGGGGGGCACTGAGCCCGGGCATACCACGGACACTGTTTCCACGCTCCTTGCAGAGAGGATAAATGCGCGCATAATGATCAACGCAACTTCAGTGGATGGCGTATATACTGATGATCCAAGAAAGCACAGCGATGCAAGGAAAATCCCATCACTGACATATGATGAGGCAATCAGCCTTGCCATAGGGAAATCCATCGGCGCCGGGCCCAATGTTTTTATGGATCTGACAGCCCTCAACATTGCAAAGAGATCCGGCATACGCATCTATGTTACACACGGCACAGAACTCTCCGAATATGGAAATATCATCAGGAACAGGAAAACAGCAGGATCAGTTATAGGGTGA
- a CDS encoding radical SAM protein — protein sequence MDTGASSTINFKVNDGVATFSNGNTEIANFDLEGRLISFTKNGIAYRRTIANTFYKIRIEGNLKVIDSVSHADGSSILEGSYNLAREAVNVGNVAHDVDVARRVASRDLQWAESDSKSLLSLYSAIPVIPPDQPSALFLEITSGCKWNRCTLCRGYETRDYTIKSMDEFFSHLETVKGHYGSGLSYHKSVFLGDVNALDIDQKMLLDILDSIKEKLNIPVFTAFDIFTTPKKKNMINYRDLKDHGLDRVYVFLESGSYRVIRLFNKHINVTETMNLVNNIKDHGIGVTIVVMAGIGGKKYSRDHVEATANIISQLALNKGDSVILSPIIESDDSNYLDISSKEGLSDMSLQEKYAQMDDLTSSIRDAFRDVNGRDMDIPIIKYDLRESAL from the coding sequence ATGGATACTGGAGCCAGCAGTACAATAAATTTCAAGGTAAATGACGGTGTAGCTACCTTTTCAAATGGAAATACTGAGATTGCAAATTTCGATCTTGAGGGTCGCTTGATATCCTTCACAAAAAATGGAATTGCCTACAGGAGAACAATAGCCAATACGTTCTATAAAATTCGAATCGAGGGGAATTTGAAAGTGATTGATTCCGTTTCTCATGCCGATGGGTCATCCATTCTGGAAGGATCATACAATCTGGCCAGAGAAGCAGTGAATGTTGGTAATGTTGCCCATGACGTTGACGTTGCCAGGAGAGTGGCATCCAGGGATTTGCAATGGGCAGAGTCTGATTCCAAAAGTCTTCTTTCATTGTATTCAGCGATTCCAGTAATTCCTCCAGACCAGCCCAGTGCATTGTTTTTGGAAATAACCAGTGGATGCAAATGGAACAGATGCACCCTCTGCAGAGGATATGAGACAAGGGACTACACCATAAAATCAATGGATGAATTTTTCTCCCACCTGGAGACCGTAAAGGGTCATTATGGCTCAGGATTGTCATATCACAAATCTGTTTTCCTCGGTGACGTCAATGCACTTGATATTGACCAGAAGATGCTTCTTGATATCCTTGATAGCATTAAGGAAAAGCTGAACATTCCAGTATTTACAGCATTTGATATATTCACCACTCCAAAAAAGAAGAACATGATAAACTACCGCGATCTGAAGGATCACGGACTGGATCGAGTATATGTATTCCTGGAAAGCGGGAGCTACAGGGTTATACGTCTCTTCAACAAGCATATCAATGTGACGGAGACGATGAATCTGGTTAACAACATCAAGGATCACGGTATCGGTGTAACCATAGTGGTAATGGCTGGCATTGGTGGAAAGAAATACAGCAGGGATCATGTTGAGGCCACTGCAAACATCATATCGCAGCTTGCCCTAAATAAGGGCGATTCTGTCATACTGTCCCCAATAATAGAATCCGATGACTCAAATTATCTTGATATCTCCAGCAAAGAAGGACTTTCTGATATGTCATTGCAGGAAAAGTACGCGCAGATGGACGATCTTACATCATCAATAAGGGATGCATTCAGGGATGTCAACGGCAGGGACATGGATATACCCATTATTAAGTACGACCTCAGGGAATCAGCCCTTTAA
- a CDS encoding ABC transporter permease — protein sequence MSGLGPLTSRELKKWYRNPVSLLTGLIQPFFWLALFGSAFSKISAFGPTLLDGAPNYITYILGGVLTIIGLFTALFSGVNLIFDRRLGVLGRFLIAPIRRSSIVFSKIFASSARILVQVGILILAALLIPNGLEFKHGFTVLDALILIAAVMLVALIFTSIFTTLAVRITRPDTIFGVINLVNLPLLFVSYAMFPPGLMAGWLSDAAKYNPVSWSAETIRTVVINGTLTASQMGSIELWLGGLAILATILLLMAYFVSEKEIRE from the coding sequence ATGAGCGGACTTGGACCACTTACATCACGGGAACTCAAGAAATGGTACAGGAATCCTGTTTCTCTTCTGACAGGTCTCATACAACCGTTCTTCTGGCTGGCACTCTTTGGAAGTGCTTTCAGCAAAATCTCAGCATTTGGCCCGACCCTTCTTGATGGTGCTCCCAACTACATAACCTACATTCTTGGTGGCGTCCTGACAATCATCGGGCTCTTCACTGCACTGTTCTCTGGAGTGAATCTCATATTTGACCGGAGGCTTGGAGTTCTCGGAAGATTTCTCATTGCCCCAATCAGAAGGAGTTCCATTGTGTTTTCCAAGATATTTGCATCCAGTGCAAGGATTCTTGTGCAGGTTGGGATCCTTATCCTTGCTGCTCTTCTGATACCCAATGGACTTGAATTCAAGCACGGATTCACCGTTCTGGATGCCCTTATCCTCATAGCAGCTGTGATGCTGGTTGCCCTGATCTTTACATCCATATTCACCACTCTTGCAGTGAGGATAACTAGGCCAGACACAATCTTCGGCGTGATAAACTTGGTCAACCTGCCTCTCCTCTTCGTGAGCTATGCCATGTTCCCTCCCGGACTCATGGCTGGATGGCTCAGCGACGCCGCAAAGTACAATCCTGTTTCATGGAGTGCGGAGACAATAAGAACCGTGGTGATCAACGGAACCCTGACGGCATCGCAGATGGGCAGCATAGAACTGTGGCTTGGAGGACTGGCAATACTTGCTACCATTCTCCTGCTTATGGCATACTTTGTTTCAGAGAAAGAGATAAGAGAGTGA
- a CDS encoding ATP-binding cassette domain-containing protein, producing the protein MAAIIETRNLTKIYGGKVKALDDLNISIEEGEVYGLLGPNGAGKTTTINLLVTRIAPTSGTAIVNGFDIVKNSLEVRKSIGVVPQDLTTDEDLSGFENLKMVSQFYDVPAEEAKERIHKLLSMVSLDDVKDRLVRQYSGGMRKRLELIAGLVHDPKILFLDEPTLGLDVTTRTQMWKYVREIQEKLDVTIILTSHYLEEVDALANRISIIDHGKVLATGTSEELKSNLKGDIILATMKTDRDAETLMKYPGAIEAKENGPRAVRLKVQNSDEELPKIIQYISGNSLSITRLTVQKPTLDDVFLEYTGNEIRSEEPTDSRQEMMNLRRLRR; encoded by the coding sequence TTGGCGGCAATAATCGAGACAAGAAATCTGACAAAAATATACGGTGGAAAGGTAAAGGCACTTGATGATCTGAACATAAGCATAGAGGAAGGAGAAGTCTACGGGCTGCTGGGGCCCAATGGAGCTGGCAAGACCACAACCATAAACCTGCTGGTGACCAGGATTGCGCCAACATCAGGAACTGCAATAGTGAATGGATTTGACATAGTGAAGAATTCGCTTGAAGTCAGAAAATCCATAGGGGTTGTGCCGCAGGATCTCACTACAGACGAGGATCTTTCAGGATTCGAGAACCTGAAGATGGTATCCCAGTTTTATGATGTGCCTGCCGAGGAGGCAAAGGAACGCATACACAAGCTACTCTCAATGGTAAGTCTGGATGATGTTAAGGACAGGCTTGTAAGGCAGTACTCGGGTGGAATGCGAAAGCGTCTTGAGCTCATAGCAGGACTGGTGCACGATCCCAAGATCCTTTTCCTGGATGAACCAACGCTGGGACTTGACGTTACTACCAGGACGCAGATGTGGAAGTACGTCAGGGAAATTCAGGAAAAACTTGATGTCACAATAATCCTCACAAGCCATTATCTGGAGGAGGTTGATGCTCTTGCAAACCGCATATCAATCATAGATCATGGAAAGGTGCTGGCCACCGGAACTTCTGAGGAACTTAAATCAAATCTTAAGGGCGATATCATACTGGCTACAATGAAGACTGACAGGGATGCAGAAACCCTGATGAAGTACCCGGGAGCTATTGAGGCTAAGGAGAATGGTCCCCGGGCAGTGCGACTGAAAGTGCAGAACTCCGATGAGGAACTGCCTAAGATCATTCAGTACATTTCCGGTAACTCCCTTTCAATCACAAGACTGACGGTGCAGAAACCAACCCTGGATGACGTATTCCTGGAATATACCGGAAATGAAATAAGGAGCGAAGAGCCCACGGATTCAAGACAGGAAATGATGAATCTCAGGAGGCTGAGAAGATGA
- a CDS encoding PadR family transcriptional regulator has translation MGDDSMKERMHSFPGEDAPAFTFAKSFRRHGGMRYYVIWLLTNGPMKGSELMDQIQKDTMGWWRPSPGTIYPLLSNMEKEGLITRLPDLRYELTTAGRNEVGVGTGQAAQNIPMERLVADLEGYSDYLEEERDSALPYLDRIEATAKRILKITEELRKVK, from the coding sequence GTGGGCGATGATAGTATGAAGGAAAGGATGCACAGCTTTCCCGGAGAAGATGCACCTGCATTTACATTTGCAAAATCGTTCAGACGACATGGGGGTATGCGCTACTACGTTATCTGGCTCCTAACGAACGGACCCATGAAGGGTTCTGAATTAATGGATCAGATCCAGAAAGATACCATGGGATGGTGGCGCCCAAGTCCTGGAACAATATACCCGCTTCTTAGCAATATGGAGAAGGAAGGCCTTATAACAAGGCTTCCGGACCTCAGGTATGAACTGACGACAGCTGGCAGGAATGAGGTGGGTGTGGGAACAGGACAGGCGGCCCAAAACATTCCAATGGAGAGGCTGGTTGCAGATCTGGAAGGATATTCAGACTATCTGGAGGAGGAAAGGGATTCGGCTCTGCCCTATCTTGACAGGATTGAGGCAACAGCAAAAAGAATATTGAAAATCACGGAAGAGTTGAGGAAGGTGAAATGA
- a CDS encoding APC family permease — MKKDQLGLRHAISQAVALNAPAGTIVLYVTSTAALMYFTYGSTYPNGAFAIPLVLLLSLVVYGLMSFSMYEFSKEISSSGGYYTFVSRGLGSSAGYFTAISYVTYQMLSFTGFGLLGFIGFIYGILPELGVSLPFSNYLWIPIIVAFTVFVTALIYAGIKPSLKYVFYAIIIEVTFFIVTSIALLVRFHGTLSSAPFTAAPVGNDPLLVSTMMIYAIGTFVGIGGALPIAEETSRPKRNVPIAILATIAILGVTIILSAYSQVIAWGHLNMSTFGTSTPYPVLLIYQHDFGILSPLIMILMIILVANSYFTATVSLGTNASRVLFSLSRENVIHKSISDLDHRTGVPKIAILIVAAISMVVVISAGLVFERLYPNQPFNALTYASLFLLILESPISYMIHILTNTSLYRFLKKNKKKVSIVKHVLIPAISTVTLLFAIFVAVYFNLSAPYIYGVYGALVWVVAIIGLTLYVSLKRKDKLELIGDFSL, encoded by the coding sequence TTGAAGAAAGATCAGCTTGGCCTGAGACACGCTATTTCACAGGCTGTAGCTTTAAACGCTCCTGCAGGGACAATAGTTTTGTATGTTACTTCCACAGCAGCTCTGATGTATTTTACGTACGGCAGCACATATCCTAACGGTGCATTTGCTATTCCACTGGTGCTGCTGCTTTCACTTGTGGTATATGGGCTGATGAGTTTCTCCATGTATGAATTCTCCAAGGAAATCTCAAGTTCCGGAGGCTATTATACCTTCGTTTCAAGGGGGCTTGGCAGTTCTGCCGGTTATTTTACAGCAATATCGTATGTCACATACCAGATGCTCAGTTTCACGGGATTTGGCCTGCTTGGTTTCATCGGGTTCATTTATGGCATACTGCCTGAACTTGGCGTCAGCCTTCCATTTTCCAATTATCTGTGGATTCCTATTATCGTGGCCTTCACCGTTTTTGTAACCGCTCTTATTTATGCAGGAATCAAGCCCTCACTCAAGTACGTCTTTTATGCCATCATAATTGAGGTAACCTTCTTCATTGTAACATCAATCGCGCTTCTTGTGAGATTTCACGGGACCCTGTCATCTGCACCTTTCACCGCTGCACCTGTGGGTAACGATCCCCTTCTTGTGAGCACCATGATGATATACGCAATTGGCACATTCGTTGGTATAGGCGGTGCCCTTCCAATTGCGGAAGAAACCAGCAGGCCCAAGAGGAATGTGCCAATAGCCATTCTCGCCACCATAGCAATCCTGGGAGTTACAATTATCCTCTCCGCATATTCCCAGGTAATTGCTTGGGGGCATCTCAACATGTCCACCTTCGGTACCAGCACACCTTATCCTGTGCTGCTCATATATCAGCACGACTTTGGAATTCTGAGTCCGCTCATAATGATCCTGATGATCATTCTGGTTGCCAATTCCTATTTCACTGCCACTGTATCTCTGGGCACAAATGCCAGCAGGGTGCTGTTTTCGCTTTCAAGGGAGAATGTGATCCATAAGAGCATATCTGATCTCGATCACCGTACCGGAGTACCAAAAATTGCAATTCTTATAGTTGCCGCCATATCCATGGTTGTTGTCATTTCTGCTGGCCTTGTGTTCGAAAGGCTCTATCCCAACCAGCCGTTCAATGCCCTCACCTATGCTTCACTGTTCTTGCTTATACTTGAAAGCCCCATATCATACATGATACACATACTGACAAACACCTCGCTTTACAGGTTCCTGAAGAAGAACAAAAAGAAAGTGAGCATTGTAAAGCATGTCCTCATTCCAGCCATCTCAACGGTGACGCTGTTATTCGCCATATTTGTTGCAGTCTATTTCAACCTAAGCGCTCCGTATATCTACGGGGTCTATGGTGCACTGGTATGGGTTGTGGCAATCATAGGGCTGACACTTTACGTCAGCCTCAAAAGGAAGGACAAGCTCGAACTGATTGGGGACTTCTCGCTCTGA